From a region of the Rouxiella sp. S1S-2 genome:
- a CDS encoding L-serine ammonia-lyase, with amino-acid sequence MISVFDIFKIGIGPSSSHTVGPMKAGKAFIDELASCGLLETTTRLQVDVYGSLSLTGKGHHTDVAIIMGLAGNQPDTVDIDGISPFIAQVRQNGRLPLASANKEVDFALPDGMRFHDDNLPRHENGMTIRAFNHNTLLHTQTYYSIGGGFVVTDAEFGLTHSDAPCVPYPFNSAADLQRHCDESGLSLSSVMMKNELALNDKSAIDAHFSAIWQVMSEGIERGIHTEGLLPGPMKVRRRAAALRNILVTQGKNSIDPMGVVDWINMYAMAVNEENAAGGRVVTAPTNGACGIIPAVLTYYDQFIRPLSTDASARFFLAAGAVGALFKMNASISGAEVGCQGEVGVACSMAAAGLTELLGGNTVQVFSAAEIAMEHHLGLTCDPVAGQVQVPCIERNAISSVKAVNASRMALRRTCKPQVCLDQVIETMYETGKDMNAKYRETSLGGLALKILPCH; translated from the coding sequence ATGATCAGCGTATTCGACATTTTTAAGATTGGTATCGGACCTTCAAGCTCACATACCGTGGGTCCAATGAAAGCAGGAAAAGCGTTTATCGATGAGCTCGCCTCGTGCGGTTTGCTGGAGACCACAACGCGCCTGCAGGTTGACGTCTATGGCTCCTTGTCACTGACCGGTAAAGGGCACCACACAGATGTCGCCATTATTATGGGTTTGGCCGGCAACCAACCTGACACCGTAGATATTGACGGCATCAGCCCTTTTATTGCTCAGGTACGGCAGAACGGTCGCCTGCCTCTCGCCAGCGCCAATAAAGAGGTAGACTTTGCTTTGCCGGATGGAATGCGTTTTCATGACGACAATTTACCGCGTCATGAAAACGGTATGACCATCCGCGCGTTTAACCACAATACCTTGCTACACACGCAGACTTATTACTCCATCGGTGGCGGTTTTGTGGTTACCGATGCCGAGTTTGGCCTCACGCACTCTGATGCGCCGTGCGTGCCTTATCCGTTCAACTCAGCCGCCGATTTGCAGCGCCACTGCGATGAGTCTGGGCTGTCACTTTCGAGCGTGATGATGAAAAATGAGCTGGCGCTGAATGATAAATCGGCCATTGATGCTCATTTTTCGGCTATTTGGCAGGTGATGAGTGAAGGCATCGAGCGCGGGATCCACACCGAGGGCCTGCTTCCGGGTCCAATGAAGGTCAGGCGACGTGCAGCCGCGCTGCGAAATATTTTAGTCACTCAGGGCAAAAACAGTATCGATCCGATGGGCGTCGTTGACTGGATAAACATGTACGCGATGGCGGTGAATGAAGAAAATGCAGCCGGGGGTCGCGTAGTCACTGCCCCTACCAACGGCGCCTGCGGCATTATTCCCGCGGTATTGACGTATTACGATCAGTTTATTCGACCGCTGAGTACCGATGCCAGCGCACGCTTCTTCCTTGCCGCCGGAGCCGTTGGCGCATTGTTCAAGATGAATGCCTCAATTTCTGGCGCCGAGGTAGGCTGCCAGGGAGAAGTTGGCGTTGCCTGTTCAATGGCGGCGGCGGGCCTGACTGAACTGCTAGGCGGTAACACCGTTCAAGTGTTTAGCGCGGCGGAAATTGCCATGGAGCATCATCTGGGACTGACCTGTGACCCAGTTGCGGGTCAGGTTCAGGTTCCTTGTATCGAACGCAACGCCATTTCTTCAGTGAAGGCGGTCAATGCTTCACGAATGGCGCTGCGACGCACCTGTAAACCGCAGGTTTGTCTCGATCAGGTGATTGAAACAATGTACGAGACGGGCAAAGATATGAATGCTAAATACCGCGAAACGTCCCTCGGCGGACTGGCATTGAAAATCCTTCCCTGCCACTGA
- a CDS encoding aspartate/glutamate racemase family protein encodes MRTENQRISSLEQTLGYDSYSALSHAFTRIMSCCEQALTFSHSVGVIGIEPRAPEVFYEILHDKLRTYRKPKGVNRTHDIHTEAGKSAIIEAVLACEKEGAKVIALACTGMATTDVAALVAPHTTLPIINPVLAAGISVRKLLNS; translated from the coding sequence ATGCGCACTGAAAATCAGCGTATATCTTCCCTCGAACAGACTTTAGGTTATGATTCATACAGCGCGTTGAGTCATGCGTTTACGCGCATCATGTCTTGCTGTGAGCAAGCGCTTACCTTTAGCCACAGCGTTGGCGTGATAGGTATAGAACCCCGCGCGCCCGAAGTATTCTATGAAATTCTACACGACAAACTGCGTACCTACCGAAAGCCGAAAGGGGTGAACCGCACCCACGATATTCATACCGAAGCAGGAAAATCGGCGATCATCGAAGCCGTTTTAGCCTGTGAAAAAGAGGGTGCTAAGGTCATTGCACTGGCCTGTACCGGCATGGCAACGACGGACGTTGCTGCGCTGGTTGCGCCTCACACTACTCTGCCGATTATTAATCCGGTGCTGGCGGCCGGTATTTCGGTGAGGAAATTACTCAACAGCTAG
- a CDS encoding VOC family protein, with amino-acid sequence MSSLTPHLDHVVINVADGLDQSQLLFRRLGFSLTSRGHHSLGSSNHLAIFNDNYLELLGYEDRANLQRKDLWQAPLGLNGLVWKTQDAGEVYQHLTQQRLADTPPKAFFRPVKLNDGTEPNARFQTVPVAASRIAHGRSFFCQHLTPELVWRAEWQSHPNAVSHISEFVISATDIQQAAQVYVEIFGAEYLDNVDEEEITLRAGRAKVRFVSPQKALSGWGVSPEEESQEAKMIALGFATHSLEAARQSLQRGEIHVEDDGQKIVLQVGHGLGLTLTFSEQ; translated from the coding sequence ATGTCTTCCCTTACTCCGCATCTCGACCACGTAGTTATCAACGTTGCTGACGGCCTCGATCAGTCACAGCTATTGTTTCGTCGACTGGGTTTCAGCCTGACTTCACGGGGGCATCACTCCCTAGGCTCAAGCAATCACCTGGCAATTTTTAATGATAACTATCTGGAGCTGCTGGGTTATGAAGACCGCGCAAATTTGCAGCGCAAGGATTTATGGCAGGCCCCGCTTGGCTTGAACGGACTGGTGTGGAAGACGCAGGATGCCGGCGAGGTTTATCAGCATCTTACTCAGCAACGGCTGGCAGACACGCCGCCCAAGGCTTTTTTCCGTCCAGTAAAATTGAACGATGGAACTGAACCGAATGCACGATTCCAAACTGTGCCGGTGGCTGCTTCGCGCATTGCACACGGCAGAAGCTTCTTTTGCCAGCATCTCACGCCGGAGTTGGTTTGGCGCGCAGAGTGGCAGTCTCACCCAAACGCGGTATCGCACATCAGTGAGTTTGTTATTTCAGCTACTGATATCCAGCAGGCTGCGCAGGTTTATGTTGAGATTTTTGGAGCAGAATATCTTGATAACGTTGATGAAGAGGAAATAACGCTGCGCGCCGGACGCGCAAAAGTGCGATTTGTCAGCCCACAGAAGGCACTTTCTGGCTGGGGTGTTTCGCCAGAGGAGGAGTCTCAGGAGGCCAAAATGATCGCACTCGGTTTCGCCACTCACTCCCTGGAGGCGGCACGCCAAAGCCTGCAGCGCGGCGAGATTCATGTCGAAGACGATGGTCAAAAAATTGTGCTGCAGGTAGGGCATGGACTGGGACTAACGTTAACATTTAGTGAGCAATGA
- a CDS encoding LysR substrate-binding domain-containing protein has product MAKRPLTFDAEALRSFVTGIELGSFVLAAERLGRSTSAISAQLKKLEQQAGAALVQKSGRHLALTERGEILLGYARRLLSLNDEACAAMTASAVGGEVRLGLQEDFGEVLLPAILGKFARAHPNVQISASVSRNLPLLTGIKQNELDLALSWQSDDSTPFSQPLGKLPLRWIGDAQFNVNTFLDSNTPLPLLVFEAPCIMRNAATAALDRAGIPWRIAFTSRSLGGIWAAATAGLGITLRTEMGMPAPLRYLEASSLPEVGDIGIMLHQSTSQLTPATDYLQQTIRELFPLQFSR; this is encoded by the coding sequence ATGGCAAAAAGACCGCTAACTTTTGATGCCGAGGCCTTAAGAAGCTTCGTCACGGGTATTGAGCTGGGCAGTTTTGTGCTTGCCGCCGAACGGCTTGGGCGCTCAACCTCGGCTATCAGCGCTCAGCTTAAGAAACTAGAACAGCAGGCGGGCGCGGCGCTGGTGCAAAAGTCTGGACGGCATTTGGCGCTGACAGAACGCGGAGAGATCCTGCTGGGATATGCCCGCAGGCTGTTGAGTTTGAATGATGAAGCATGCGCGGCGATGACGGCCAGCGCAGTGGGCGGTGAAGTGCGTCTTGGGTTGCAGGAGGATTTTGGAGAAGTTCTGCTTCCTGCCATTCTCGGCAAGTTCGCTCGCGCTCATCCCAATGTACAAATTTCAGCCAGCGTCAGCAGAAATCTGCCGCTGCTCACCGGCATTAAACAAAATGAACTGGACCTCGCACTCAGCTGGCAAAGTGACGACAGCACGCCTTTTAGTCAACCTTTAGGCAAATTGCCGCTGCGCTGGATTGGCGATGCACAATTCAATGTGAATACATTTTTGGACAGTAATACTCCGCTGCCACTGCTGGTGTTTGAAGCCCCCTGCATCATGCGAAATGCGGCAACTGCGGCGCTGGACAGAGCCGGCATCCCGTGGCGAATTGCTTTCACCAGCCGCAGTCTGGGCGGTATTTGGGCAGCCGCAACTGCCGGATTAGGCATTACATTGCGCACCGAAATGGGCATGCCCGCTCCCCTTCGCTACCTCGAGGCCTCATCGTTACCCGAAGTGGGCGATATTGGCATCATGCTGCATCAGTCCACTAGCCAACTGACACCGGCAACGGACTACTTGCAGCAAACCATCCGTGAACTTTTCCCACTGCAGTTTTCGAGATGA
- a CDS encoding MFS transporter, translating to MSDKSGFKNASAAHIAATPNLNRTRWMTLIGTIITMFALGSVYTWSLFNGQLSTKLDEPISRVAFSFGLLSLGLAVASSVAGKLQERFGVRNVTLGAGVLMAVGFFLTAHSNNLMMLYLSAGVLVGLADGAGYLMSLSNCVKWFPERKGVVSACAIGAYGLGSLGFKFICGYLLSIGTLENTFIIWGLLAMTMIIIGGLMMTDAPKQEVKIVNNHIEQPRDFSLAQAIRVPQYWMLALMFLTACMSGLYVIGVAKDIGQGLVHLSAVTAANAVTVIAIANLSGRLVLGVLSDKIARIRVISIAQVISLVGMSILLFTHMNEATFFASVACVAFSFGGTITVYPSLVSDFFGLNNLTKNYGLLYLGFGIGSVLGSLIASLFGGFVVTFSFITVLLIISLAISATIRLPNKEIQEQNTLQHV from the coding sequence ATGAGTGATAAATCAGGCTTCAAAAATGCAAGTGCAGCACACATTGCTGCAACGCCCAATCTTAATCGCACCCGCTGGATGACCTTGATAGGCACTATCATCACTATGTTTGCTTTGGGATCGGTTTATACCTGGAGCCTGTTTAACGGTCAGCTGTCTACCAAACTCGACGAGCCTATCAGCCGCGTTGCGTTCTCATTTGGTCTGCTGAGCCTGGGACTGGCCGTCGCCTCTTCCGTCGCAGGTAAACTGCAAGAACGTTTTGGCGTGCGCAATGTCACCCTCGGTGCCGGAGTATTAATGGCCGTGGGCTTTTTCCTGACTGCCCACTCCAACAACCTGATGATGCTTTATCTCAGCGCTGGCGTGCTCGTTGGCCTGGCGGACGGTGCCGGTTATCTGATGTCACTGTCAAACTGTGTAAAATGGTTCCCTGAGCGCAAAGGCGTGGTTTCGGCCTGCGCTATCGGCGCCTACGGACTGGGCAGTCTTGGCTTCAAGTTCATCTGCGGTTACCTGCTGAGTATCGGCACGCTGGAAAATACCTTCATCATTTGGGGATTGCTGGCCATGACGATGATTATCATCGGCGGCCTGATGATGACGGATGCGCCGAAGCAGGAAGTCAAAATCGTGAACAACCACATCGAACAACCGCGTGATTTTAGTCTGGCCCAGGCGATTCGCGTACCCCAATATTGGATGCTGGCGCTGATGTTTCTGACTGCCTGCATGAGCGGCCTCTACGTTATCGGCGTAGCAAAAGACATTGGCCAGGGGCTGGTTCACCTTAGTGCAGTGACCGCGGCCAACGCCGTTACCGTCATTGCCATCGCCAACCTCAGCGGCCGACTGGTGCTGGGCGTGCTTTCCGATAAAATAGCCCGTATTCGCGTTATCTCGATTGCGCAGGTTATTTCTCTGGTGGGTATGAGTATTCTGCTCTTCACCCATATGAATGAAGCCACCTTCTTTGCCTCTGTTGCCTGCGTTGCCTTCAGCTTTGGCGGCACAATCACCGTTTATCCGTCACTGGTCAGCGATTTCTTCGGCCTTAACAACCTGACCAAAAACTATGGGCTGCTGTATCTCGGCTTCGGTATTGGCAGCGTATTAGGCTCACTGATAGCTTCGCTGTTTGGGGGATTTGTCGTGACCTTCAGCTTCATTACTGTGCTATTAATTATCTCACTTGCGATTTCTGCCACGATTCGCCTACCCAATAAAGAGATTCAAGAGCAGAATACGCTCCAACATGTGTAG
- a CDS encoding HAAAP family serine/threonine permease, whose amino-acid sequence MSNSQVDILATESVERAGAWRKTDTMWMLGLYGTAIGAGVLFLPINAGIGGLIPLIIMVILAFPMTFFAHRGLTRFVLSGKNAGQDITEVVEEHFGISAGKLITLLYFFAIYPILLVYSVAITNTVETFITHQMHMNAPPRALLALILILGLMTLVHFGEHLIVKAMSILVYPFVIVLVALSLYLIPHWNASIFDHASATTNGVGKGMLMTLWLVIPVMVFSFNHSPIISSFAVAKRQEYGDEAEKKCSKILTFSTLMMVVTVMFFVFSCVFSLSPADLMEAKQQNISILSYLANHFQTPVIAYIAPVIAFIAITKSFLGHYLGAREGFNGLVTKSLRSRGKTISLAKMNRVTAVFMLLTTWAIATWNPSILGMIETLGGPIIAMLLFLMPMYAIRKVPAMRKYGGHISNIFVVLVGLVAMSAIVYSLVG is encoded by the coding sequence ATGAGTAATTCTCAAGTTGATATTCTTGCAACCGAAAGCGTTGAAAGAGCAGGTGCATGGCGCAAAACGGATACCATGTGGATGCTGGGCCTGTACGGCACGGCCATTGGCGCGGGGGTATTATTCCTGCCAATAAATGCGGGCATTGGTGGGCTTATCCCACTGATTATTATGGTCATTCTCGCCTTCCCCATGACCTTTTTTGCTCACCGAGGTTTAACCCGCTTTGTTCTTTCTGGCAAAAATGCCGGTCAGGATATTACCGAAGTCGTTGAAGAACATTTTGGTATTTCGGCAGGTAAGCTCATTACACTGCTCTATTTCTTTGCTATTTATCCTATTTTATTGGTTTATAGCGTGGCTATTACCAATACTGTCGAAACTTTCATCACTCACCAAATGCATATGAATGCTCCGCCAAGAGCCCTATTAGCGCTGATATTAATTCTGGGCCTGATGACGCTGGTTCACTTTGGTGAACACCTTATTGTTAAAGCAATGAGTATTCTTGTTTATCCATTTGTTATTGTTTTAGTGGCTTTGTCTCTTTACCTTATTCCACACTGGAATGCTTCTATTTTTGACCACGCCTCTGCCACCACTAATGGCGTGGGAAAAGGGATGTTGATGACGCTGTGGCTGGTTATTCCAGTGATGGTTTTCTCCTTTAACCACTCGCCAATTATTTCATCATTTGCGGTTGCAAAACGTCAGGAATATGGTGATGAAGCCGAGAAGAAATGTTCTAAAATTCTGACCTTTAGTACGCTGATGATGGTTGTGACCGTCATGTTCTTCGTGTTTAGCTGTGTATTCAGCCTTTCCCCGGCAGACCTGATGGAAGCCAAGCAGCAAAACATCTCAATTCTTTCCTACCTTGCCAACCATTTCCAAACGCCGGTTATCGCCTATATCGCACCGGTTATTGCCTTTATTGCCATCACAAAATCTTTCCTCGGCCACTATCTTGGGGCGCGTGAAGGTTTTAATGGCCTGGTAACCAAATCGCTGCGCTCCCGCGGTAAAACCATCAGTCTGGCGAAAATGAATCGCGTAACGGCCGTTTTCATGCTGCTGACGACGTGGGCAATTGCCACCTGGAACCCAAGCATTCTTGGCATGATTGAAACGCTTGGCGGCCCGATTATTGCCATGCTGCTGTTCCTGATGCCGATGTACGCTATTCGTAAAGTACCGGCGATGAGAAAGTACGGTGGTCACATCAGCAATATTTTTGTCGTGCTCGTGGGTCTGGTTGCCATGTCTGCGATTGTTTATAGCCTGGTCGGTTAA
- a CDS encoding carboxymuconolactone decarboxylase family protein has translation MSRTTPLTINRETLLQIAPKLAQLSEDVLFGDVWQRSELSARDRSLITVSALVALSRTEQLPYHLQLAKKNGVTHDEIVELITHLAFYSGWPTAASALTVFANLAAD, from the coding sequence ATGAGTCGTACTACGCCGTTAACCATCAATCGCGAAACCTTGTTACAGATTGCCCCCAAGCTGGCACAGCTGAGTGAAGACGTATTGTTTGGTGATGTCTGGCAACGCAGCGAGCTGTCGGCGCGCGATCGCAGCTTGATTACCGTGAGTGCGCTGGTCGCGCTGTCGCGCACTGAGCAACTGCCTTATCACCTACAGTTGGCTAAAAAAAATGGCGTGACCCATGATGAAATCGTTGAGCTTATTACCCACCTGGCTTTTTACTCAGGCTGGCCAACTGCCGCCTCGGCATTGACCGTTTTCGCTAATTTAGCGGCCGATTAA
- the mrdA gene encoding penicillin-binding protein 2, protein MALLNDEIRDHTAESLLFIRRAVIAFVIVVLLFGVLIFNLYHLQVGMHSFYQTRSNQNDIKMLPIAPSRGLIMDRNGVILADNITLYQIQVIPGKVPDLQATLKALTPIVDLTQDDLDNFKDSMYHGRKFAEIPLKLALTDEEVARFSVNQFDFPGVSISSYQQRRYPYGAELAHVVGYVSKINDRDDKQLSADGLAENYAADHDIGKQGIEKYYEKELHGQTGYQEVEVDNHGHVVRLLTETPPQAGQNIKLTLDLGLQQYIEQLLKGQRAAVVVVDPRDGAVRAMVSSPSYDPNPFVNGISGKAYSALLKNPDLPLINRVTQGLYPPASTIKPYMSISALFAGVITPQTTFFGAPTWTLPGTDRHYRDWMKTGHGYLNVTKAIEESADTFFYQVAYEMGIDRIHEWLSKFGYGKSSGIDLDEQYSGNLPSREWKMKVHKKEWYQGDTVSVGIGQGYWIATPIQMVKALTILINNGKILTPHLMESMQLGKVITPYKMPPTSQIADPKSPYWTIVKNAMFGMANAPNGTGYKLFHTAPYKIAAKSGTSQVFSLRENQNYNAKMTPVRLRDHIFYTAFAPFDHPTVAVALILENGGGDGVVAGPTMRAILDHIFVKDDATDCVDEKNKSSPACQLTELKPGTQGYDEH, encoded by the coding sequence ATGGCCCTACTTAACGATGAAATCCGAGACCATACGGCTGAGTCACTGCTGTTTATACGCCGTGCCGTTATCGCCTTTGTTATTGTCGTGCTGCTGTTTGGGGTACTCATCTTCAATCTTTACCACCTTCAGGTAGGGATGCACTCCTTCTATCAGACGCGTTCGAATCAGAACGACATCAAAATGTTGCCGATCGCCCCAAGCCGTGGGCTGATTATGGACCGCAATGGCGTGATCCTGGCTGATAACATTACGCTTTATCAGATTCAGGTGATCCCCGGGAAAGTGCCGGATCTACAGGCCACCCTGAAGGCGCTGACGCCGATTGTCGATCTCACCCAAGACGATCTCGACAATTTTAAAGACTCGATGTATCACGGCCGTAAATTCGCGGAAATTCCACTGAAGCTTGCGCTGACTGATGAAGAAGTCGCGCGTTTTTCCGTTAACCAGTTTGACTTCCCCGGCGTGTCTATCAGCAGCTATCAGCAGCGCCGCTACCCTTACGGTGCAGAACTGGCGCACGTGGTGGGCTATGTGTCGAAAATTAACGACCGCGATGACAAGCAACTCTCGGCAGACGGTCTGGCAGAAAACTATGCCGCCGACCACGATATCGGCAAGCAGGGTATCGAAAAGTACTACGAAAAAGAGCTGCACGGGCAAACCGGTTATCAGGAAGTTGAGGTGGATAACCACGGCCACGTGGTACGCCTTTTAACCGAGACGCCGCCACAGGCTGGTCAAAACATTAAGCTGACGCTGGACCTTGGGCTGCAGCAGTACATTGAGCAACTGCTTAAAGGCCAGCGTGCCGCCGTGGTGGTGGTTGACCCGCGCGACGGTGCAGTGCGCGCGATGGTCTCCAGCCCAAGCTATGATCCGAACCCGTTTGTTAACGGCATTTCTGGTAAGGCCTACAGCGCACTGCTAAAAAACCCTGATCTGCCGTTAATCAACCGCGTGACGCAGGGGCTTTATCCGCCTGCATCGACCATCAAACCTTATATGTCGATTTCAGCGCTGTTTGCCGGGGTTATTACGCCGCAAACCACCTTCTTTGGCGCGCCGACCTGGACGCTGCCAGGCACCGATCGCCACTATCGCGACTGGATGAAGACCGGCCACGGCTACCTGAACGTCACCAAGGCGATTGAGGAGTCGGCGGATACCTTCTTCTATCAGGTTGCCTATGAAATGGGTATTGACCGCATTCATGAATGGCTGAGCAAATTTGGCTACGGTAAATCGTCGGGTATCGACCTTGATGAACAGTATTCCGGCAACCTGCCAAGCCGCGAATGGAAAATGAAGGTTCACAAAAAAGAGTGGTATCAGGGCGACACGGTGTCGGTAGGGATAGGCCAGGGTTACTGGATTGCAACGCCGATTCAGATGGTCAAGGCGCTGACTATTCTTATCAATAACGGCAAGATTTTGACCCCGCACCTGATGGAATCAATGCAGCTTGGCAAAGTGATTACGCCGTACAAAATGCCGCCAACGTCGCAGATTGCTGACCCGAAATCACCGTACTGGACCATTGTTAAAAATGCCATGTTCGGCATGGCCAATGCGCCAAACGGCACCGGTTACAAGCTGTTCCATACCGCACCCTACAAAATTGCGGCAAAATCGGGAACTTCACAGGTGTTTAGCCTGCGTGAAAACCAGAACTATAATGCCAAAATGACGCCAGTCCGCCTGCGCGACCATATTTTCTATACCGCCTTTGCGCCGTTTGATCACCCAACCGTTGCCGTGGCGCTGATTCTGGAAAACGGCGGTGGCGATGGGGTGGTCGCAGGCCCGACGATGCGCGCGATCCTCGACCACATCTTTGTGAAAGATGATGCTACAGACTGTGTGGATGAAAAGAACAAGAGCAGCCCAGCCTGCCAGCTAACGGAACTTAAACCTGGCACGCAAGGCTACGACGAACACTAA
- a CDS encoding tautomerase family protein produces the protein MPITRISLPRQRLNQWQSAISSALQQALESRFNVPAGDCFQLFDCYDPELRVIDRHYLCGAEAGRSEDYLLFQITAGKPRSTEQKQALYSRLVELLQASIGIRAQDVMVVVSFTEPEDWSFGSGEMFQLSSIPTR, from the coding sequence ATGCCTATCACCCGCATTTCACTGCCTCGGCAGCGGCTCAATCAGTGGCAAAGCGCCATTTCCAGTGCGCTGCAGCAGGCGCTGGAAAGCCGTTTTAACGTGCCAGCTGGCGACTGTTTTCAGCTTTTTGACTGTTATGATCCTGAGCTGCGGGTCATTGACCGACATTACCTGTGTGGAGCAGAAGCGGGGCGCAGCGAAGACTATTTACTGTTTCAAATTACCGCTGGAAAGCCGCGCAGCACCGAACAAAAGCAGGCGCTATATTCACGATTAGTCGAGCTTTTGCAGGCTTCTATCGGCATCAGGGCGCAGGATGTGATGGTGGTTGTGAGCTTTACCGAGCCTGAGGACTGGTCGTTCGGCAGTGGCGAAATGTTCCAACTCTCCAGTATCCCAACGCGCTAG
- a CDS encoding DUF4865 family protein, with amino-acid sequence MLAMQYSFTLPADYDMAIIERRIAENGHRLDGFPGLLFKTYLYARQTCPLTGSKENVYAPFYLWQDADSMHQFLLGAGFEALTRAFGWPQVKVYPVLAASLADNLDQAKFATRQFEPIERYSSLTSLSDSPALDGALAQVVAWDTQNWQLMRISLWQTLRQKSDTSSQNYQVGHISLPAQRP; translated from the coding sequence ATGCTTGCGATGCAATACAGTTTTACGCTGCCCGCCGACTACGATATGGCGATTATTGAGCGAAGAATTGCAGAAAACGGCCATCGGTTGGACGGATTTCCGGGTTTGTTGTTTAAAACGTACCTTTATGCACGCCAGACCTGCCCGCTTACCGGCAGTAAGGAAAATGTCTATGCGCCTTTCTATCTTTGGCAAGACGCCGACAGCATGCACCAATTTTTGCTTGGTGCCGGGTTTGAGGCATTAACCCGGGCGTTTGGCTGGCCTCAGGTGAAAGTTTATCCGGTGCTAGCCGCTTCGCTTGCAGACAATCTCGACCAGGCAAAGTTTGCCACTCGTCAATTTGAGCCGATTGAACGCTATAGCTCACTCACGTCCTTGAGCGATTCGCCGGCGCTAGACGGCGCACTGGCGCAGGTGGTGGCATGGGATACCCAAAACTGGCAGCTTATGCGCATCAGTCTATGGCAAACCTTGCGGCAAAAAAGTGACACGTCGAGTCAAAACTATCAGGTTGGCCATATTTCCCTGCCTGCGCAACGACCCTGA